A stretch of DNA from Hydrogenophaga sp. SL48:
ATGGCGCACCGGGGGCGAACAAGGCCGATGCCAGCGGACAGCACCCTCCCCAAAAGACCGCGCAGGGGCGATGATGTCGAACCCGGTGCCATCGCCCCAACCGCGTGTACCCCCCCTGACGCAGGAGGCTCCCATGGACAGCACCCGCAACCGATTCGACGTGGCCATCGTGGGCGGCGGCCTGGCCGGCGTCGTGGCCCTGGCCTGTGCGCGCAAGGCCGGGCTCGCGGCCGTCGTGCTGGAGCGGCAGGGCCGGGTCGGCGGGCTGTGGCGCGACCTCCCGGCGTGGCAGGACATCCAGATCAGCGCCGCCGACTGGACGCTCGGCGATCTGCCGCTGCAGGGGGTCACGCAGCCGCACATCCTGGCCAACATCGAGGCCTGGGTTCAGCGCTTCGACCTGGCCGACGGCATCCGGCTGAACACGCCCGTGCACGGGGCCCGCCAGGACGGCGCGGGCTGGGCGCTGACGACGCCGGCGGGTGAGGTGCACGCGCGGCACCTCGTGGCGGCCACGGGGGCACACAACACGCCGGTCATCCCCGCGTGCGCGCGCACCGCCAGCACGGTGCGCGAGTTCCATTCCAGCACCTTGCGCGACCCGGGCCTGCTCACCGGCCGCGACGTGCTGGTGGTCGGCGGCGGGGCCTCGGCCTTCGACCTGCTGGACCAGTGTTTCCAGCACGGCGCCCGGCGGGTGGCCTGGGCCTTCCGTGGCACGCGGTGGTTCGTGCCCACCTTCAAGCCCAAGCACATCGCCGGCAGCGTGCGCGGGTTTGCGAGGTTGCAGGCCAGCGGCATGGGGCACGAACAGCAGAGCGCCACCATCGGAGCCGACATGCGGGCACGCTACGAAAAATTCGGCATCACCGACCTGATGCCCGCGCACGACTTCGACGTGCGGCACGACCAGCTCATTCCCGGGCGCCCCGGCATGCTGGAACACTTTGCGGACATCGAACGCCACCGCGCCAGCGTGGACGCCATCGCCGGCGGCACGGTCACGCTGTCGGACGGGCAGCGTGTCGAGGCGGACCTGCTGCTCTGGGGCACCGGCTACAGCGTCGACCTGTCGTACTTCGACCTGCCCGCCATCGCGTCGATCCCCACGCTGGAGGCCCTGACCGCGCGCTGCGGCTGCATCTTCCGCAGCCTGGACGCCGCCAACCTGTATTTCCCCGGCGTCGGCCTGGACGGCATCGGCTCGGCGGCCTGGTCGTATTCGCTGCTGTGCCGTTCCATCATGTCGCACATCCGCGGCACCGCACGGCTCGACAACGAGGTGGTGGGCCACAAGGTCAACCACTTCGACATCGTCAACCACCTGGCCCCGCGCGACCCGGGCAGCTACCCGCCCGACACCTGGCCAGCGCACTACCGCGACATCGCGCTCAACACCCCGGACGGGCAGCCCTACCCCCTGCCTTGAGACCGGGGCCCCTCGCCGGGCCACACGGCCCGCACGACCTCACAGCTGGCCGGTGTCGCGGTAACGCTCCCGCATCTGCTGGTCCACGATGGCATTGAACGAGATGGGCGCCAGCAGCGTGGTCACCACGCCCATCAGCACCAGCACCGAGAACATGCCCTGGCCGATGAAGCCGCGCTCCAGCGCGATGCTGGCCACCACCAGCTCCATCGCGCCCCGGCCGTTGAGGATGAAACCCAGGCCCAGGGCCTCGCGGCTGGACATGCCGATGGCGCGCCCGCCCAGCCAGCCCGCCAGCACCTTCGACGCGATGGCGGCGAACAGCACCGCGGCGACGAAGCCGACATCGGCCAGGGCCGAGATCTGGAACTCCAGCCCCAGGTAGGCAAAGAACACCGGCGCGAGGAAGCCGCCCGTGATCGAGCTGAGCGTGCGGCGCAGGTCCTCATAACGCGCGGCCACGAACTGGCGCTTGTCCAGCAACAAGGCCGCGAAAAACGCCCCGATGACGAAGTGGAAGCCCAGGCTCTCGCTGAGCGATCCGAAGGCCAGCACAAAGACGATGACGATGCCGAACACGGCCTCGGGGCCGAACATGGCGGCCAGCTTCTCCGGCCCGGCCGACACCTCGACCCCGCGCCGGTGCAGCAGGTTGAGCAGCGCGTTGAGCCCCAGCACGGCCAGGGCCAGCACCAGCAGCTTGAGCGTCACCATCCCACCGGTGGCGAAGATCGCCGCCCAGCTGGACTGCGCCGGCAACGCCAGCAGCACGCCCAGGATGAACAGCGCGAGGATGTCGTTGATGACCGCCGTGGACACCGAATAGCGCCCGATGGCCGTTTGCAGCAAGCCCATTTCGTCGAGCATCTTCACCGCCACGGGCATCGCCGTGATGGAGATGCACAGCCCCAGGAAGATGGTGCGCATCAGGTCCTGGTCAAAGGCCCAGGCCACGGCGGCACCCGCGCCAAAGGGCAGGAAGAAAGCGACCACGGCGACGATGAATCCACGGCCGCGCATGGCGGCCTGCACGCCCTTGAAGCTCATCTCCAGGCCGGCGTCGAGCACGACCAGGAAGATCGCCAGCGACGCGATGCCCGAGAGCGCCGGGTTCGGTTCGACCAGCCCGAGCACCGCCGGCCCGAGCACGATGCCCGCCACCATCTCGCCGACGATGGCCGGCTGGCCCCAGCGCGTGAGCAGGTGCCCGAGCACCCTCGCCAGCACGATCAGCGTCAACAAGCTTGTGAGGATCTGCATCGGGGTCCCTGGGTGACGGTTGGGCGGCTGAGAAGGCGGCAACCATGGCACGCCCACGCGCGCGCCGTGGGGCAGTCTAAGGCAACGCTGAATAAGTCCCTCGTGGAGCGGGCATCCTGCTCTCGGGCGGTCTGCGGCGTTGCAAAGCCTCGCCGGGCCGCCCGGCCCGTCTGCGTTTTGCGCCTTGCAGCCCATCCCGACAGCAGGCGCCCGCATCCACGGGGACTTATTCAGCGTCGCCCTAAACGGCCGTATCCATAGACGACCGACTTGGGTCGACATGAAACCACTGAGATTGACTGAAGCCAGCTGAGCGGAGCAGCCCTCGGGGGCGCGGGCCCTTTGCCTCCGGCCAGCGCGCGATGACAACCACCAGGCTACCCCGTCATTTCCCCGTTTCCGCCTGCTCCATCTGCTTGGCCCGCTCGGCCGCCAGATCGTTGACGTAGCCCTCCACCTGCCGCTCAAACCCGGGCACATCCTCCGGCCTCACGGGTACGGTAGGAATCACGGGAACCGCCACATCCGAAACGGCCGCCGGCTGCTTCACCTGGGCGGGCGGGCCGTCGCCCAGTTGACGGGCGACCAGGAGCCCCACCACCAACAAAGCCAACAACACAACCATCATTCTCATGATCACCGATCTCCTTCAACGTCACCGGGTTGCCGAACCGGGCAGACCCCGGCCTGTCTGATCACCATCGTCCTGCTCGCCACAGGTCTCCAGCACCACCCGTCGCAACCACATGTGCGCCGGGTCGGCCTGCTGCCGCGGATGCCAGAACAGGGAAACGGAGAACGCCGGCACGGGGAACGGCAGCGCGAAGCTGTGCAGATCGCCACGCAGGCTTTGGGTGTGGCGCTCGGGCACGCAGGCGATCAGGTCGGTGCCGCGTGTGAGCGCCAGGGCGGCCACGAAGCCGCCTGTGATGGCCACCACGTTGCGCTGCCACCCGAGAGGCGCCAGTGCTTCGTCGACAGGGCCGCCGACCACCCCGCGCCTTGAGACGGCGATGTGGCGACCCTGGGCGAATTGTTCTGTCGTGATGCGCGCTCCGTGTTGCAGCGGATGCCCGTGGCGCACCACGCCGATCCACCGGTCGCGGAACAGCGCCTGCGCGCGGATTTCAGGCCCCATCGTGGCGCCCACCACGCCGGTCTCCAGATCGACCGTCCCGTCCCGCAGCGCCGTGCTGCTCTTGTCGGGTTTCCGGACAAAACACAGCCGCACATTCGGCGCCTCTGCGGCCACCCGCTGGATCAGCGCCGCACCGAAGTTCTCCACAAAGCCCTCGCTGCTGCGCAGCGTGAACGTCCGTTCAAGTTCGCTCAGCTTGAGGGCGTTCAGCGGGCGCATGACCGCCTCGATCTCCTGCACGAGGGGGCCGATGCGCTCGCGCAGCGCCAGCGCGCGGGGCGTGGGCACCAGGCCACGCCCGGCCCTGACGAGCAGCGGGTCGCCCGTGGTTTCGCGCAGGCGCGCCAAGGCACGGCTCATCGCCGAGGGGCTCAGCTTCAGCCGTTGGGCGGCTCGGGCGACGTTCTGCTCGGTCAGCAGCACGTCCAGGGTCAACAGCAGGTTGAAGTCGAGCGGGGTCATGCCGGAAACATAGCACGCAGGCCCCACCCATGGCGTTGGCTGCACGGGTGGATTGCGCGGCACGCGCCTTCCGCCAGCACGACCCGCTCCCTAGCATCGGGTGATCCTTTTTCCGGAGCCCGCCATGTCCCTTCCCACCCCCCTCGAAGCGGCCCCCGCCACCGCCGCCACCCCCTCGGCACCGGCTCTGAACCGTGTGCTGTTCAGCCTGTCTTTGTCGATGCTGCTGTCGTCGCTGGGCACGAGCATTGCCAACGTCGCCCTGCCCGCCCTGGCGCAGGCGTTTTCCGCGTCGTTCCAGGCGGTGCAGTGGGTGGTGCTGGCCTACCTGCTGACGATCACGGTGGTCATCGTTTCGGTGGGCCGCCTGGGCGACCTGGTGGGCCGGCGCCGGCTCATGCTGTGGGGTCTGGGGGTGTTCACCCTGGCGTCGCTCGCGGGCGCTGCGTCCACCACCCTGTGGCAGCTGATCGCCGCACGCGTGGTTCAGGGCCTGGGTGCCGCCACCATGATGGCGCTGAGCATGGCCCTGGTCAGCGAGCGCGTGCCCAGGCACCAGGTGGGCAGCGCCATGGGGCTGCTGGGCACCGTGTCGGCGGTGGGCACCGCGCTCGGCCCCACCCTGGGCGGCCTGTTGATCGGTGTCTGCGGCTGGAACGCGGTGTTCTGGATCAACGTGCCGCTGGGGCTCCTGGCGCTGGTGATGGCCCACCGCCACCTGCCACCCGACCAGGCCTCCAACGCCGCGAAGCCCGTGCGTTTCGACCCCGTCGGCACGGTGCTGCTGGCGCTCAGCCTCGCGGCCTACTCGCTGGCCATGACGCTCGGGCGCGGCGCCTTCGGCCCCGTCAACGCGGGCCTGTTGCTGCTGGCCTTGCTCGGTCTGGGCGCCTTTGTCTTCGCCGAGGCCCGGGTGGCAGCGCCCCTGGTGCGGCTGGCAACGTTCCGCCACCCGGTGATGACCGCGGGCTTTGCCGCGAGCGCGCTGGTCACCAGCGTGGTGATGGCGACCCTGGTGGTGGGGCCGTTTTATCTGACGGGGGCGCTCCAGCTCGACGCGACGCACATGGGGCTGGTGATGTCGGCCGGCCCGGCCGTGGCCGCCGTGTTCGGCGCGCCGGCTGGACGCCTGGTGGACCGGGTCGGCTCGCACCCGGTGGGCGTGGCGGGGCTGGTGTTGATGTTCCTGGGCGCCGCCACGCTGCCGATCGCGGCCACCACCTGGGGCGCCACCGGCTACGCGGGCGCGCTCGGCCTCATCACGGCAGGTTACGCCAGCTTCCAGTCGGCCAACAACACGGCGGTGATGACCAGCGCCACGGCGGACCAGCGGGGTGTGGTGTCGGGCCTGCTCAATCTCTCGCGCAACCTCGGCCTGATCACCGGCGCATCGGCCATGGGCGCGGTGTTCAGCTTCGGCGCGTCAACCACCCTGGTGGCCACGGCGAGCGCGCAGCAGCTGACGGCGGGCCTGCGCCTCACGTTTCTGGTGGCAGCGGCATTGGTGGCCTTGGGCGGTGTGCTCACGTGGGTGGGCGCGGCCGCTTCGCGTCGCTTCACCTCGCAGGCAGAGGCGCTGGCTTGAGCCGCAGCGTGGGCGGCGGCGGAGCGCAGCGTCAGGTCTCGTTGACATACCCCCGCGCTTGGGCACCCGCCTGATCCTCAAAGATCGCCATGGCGGTGTTCATGCGTTTGAAACCCAGCGTCTTGTAGAACGACTCTTTGCCGGGCACCGAATAAAGAATGATCTTCTTGTGTCCGCGGGACAGCGCCACCAGTCGGGCAACGATCTGTTTTCCAAGCCCCAGACCTTGATGACTGGGAAGCAGCGCAACATCGCAGATGTACGAGCAATCGACGCCATCGGCCAGCGCCCGCCCCACACCGACGAGCTTTTCACCGTCGTAGACGAAACACTTGAACATGCTGTTGGTGAACGCGGTCTTCAGCCCGATCGGATTTTTGTTTCCGAGCGGCGCAGCGGCGTACAGAGCGGTGAGTTCATCCCAGTCGAGACCGTCGGTGGAATGGGACCAAATGAGCGACACGTTGAGCTCCTGTGACATGGCGGGTTCAAGGCTGAAGAGCCAGCTGCGAGGATCGTAGCCCAGGCATTGGCGACCGCTTGGCGGGGCCAGGGCAAGAGCGGATTCGAGTGCAAGGCCAATATGCAGCGCCTTGACTGAAGCAGATTTTTATCTTCTGCACAATGAACAGAAGATGAATCCGCCGTTCAGCATGCATACAAGGTGGTTTTTCCACAATGCCAATCAACAAGCACGCCGTGGCGGGTTGGGTCAAATCCTCACGCAGCCGTTCGGAGCCTGCGCCGCGAGCCGTTTGTCATGCGCCCACGCGTTGAAAAGGAGCCTCTCATGAAATCCCACCCCTCTTTGCGGCACGGCCTGCTGGTGCTGTCCCTGGGCCTGGCCGCCCTGCCCACATGGGCCGGTGACGATTGCGACGCGCCGCTGAATCGCTGGCAGACGCGTGAGGCCGTGCGGCAGATGGCCGCTGCACAGGGCTGGCAGATCCAGCGCCTGAAGATCGACGACGGCTGCTATGAAATTCTCGGCACGGATGCCCAGGGACGCAGCTTCAAAGCCAAGATCGACCCGGAAACCCTGAAGGTGTTGAAGATGAAGCAAGACCAGCACCAGCGTGCCCGGGAACGCGATCATGGTGAGGACGGTGCTGCGCGGCAGACCCGACCGCCGCCACCGGACGGCGCCGCCGTGCCATCGCCCCTGCCATCACCTGTTTCAGCCCCTGGCAGCGCGCCGCGCGGCCAGATCGAGTAAACCCATCCCACAGGAGCATCACCATGTCCAAACCCCTCATGACCATTCTGGCCACCGCCTGCGCGCTGGCCCTTCCCGCCCTGGCCCACAGCCGCCCGCTCACGCTGACCGCCCAGCTCAAGAATTACGGCGGCGACGGCGCCTACCTGGCCGCGTACCTGACC
This window harbors:
- a CDS encoding cation:proton antiporter, which translates into the protein MQILTSLLTLIVLARVLGHLLTRWGQPAIVGEMVAGIVLGPAVLGLVEPNPALSGIASLAIFLVVLDAGLEMSFKGVQAAMRGRGFIVAVVAFFLPFGAGAAVAWAFDQDLMRTIFLGLCISITAMPVAVKMLDEMGLLQTAIGRYSVSTAVINDILALFILGVLLALPAQSSWAAIFATGGMVTLKLLVLALAVLGLNALLNLLHRRGVEVSAGPEKLAAMFGPEAVFGIVIVFVLAFGSLSESLGFHFVIGAFFAALLLDKRQFVAARYEDLRRTLSSITGGFLAPVFFAYLGLEFQISALADVGFVAAVLFAAIASKVLAGWLGGRAIGMSSREALGLGFILNGRGAMELVVASIALERGFIGQGMFSVLVLMGVVTTLLAPISFNAIVDQQMRERYRDTGQL
- a CDS encoding PepSY domain-containing protein, encoding MKSHPSLRHGLLVLSLGLAALPTWAGDDCDAPLNRWQTREAVRQMAAAQGWQIQRLKIDDGCYEILGTDAQGRSFKAKIDPETLKVLKMKQDQHQRARERDHGEDGAARQTRPPPPDGAAVPSPLPSPVSAPGSAPRGQIE
- a CDS encoding LysR family transcriptional regulator, producing the protein MTPLDFNLLLTLDVLLTEQNVARAAQRLKLSPSAMSRALARLRETTGDPLLVRAGRGLVPTPRALALRERIGPLVQEIEAVMRPLNALKLSELERTFTLRSSEGFVENFGAALIQRVAAEAPNVRLCFVRKPDKSSTALRDGTVDLETGVVGATMGPEIRAQALFRDRWIGVVRHGHPLQHGARITTEQFAQGRHIAVSRRGVVGGPVDEALAPLGWQRNVVAITGGFVAALALTRGTDLIACVPERHTQSLRGDLHSFALPFPVPAFSVSLFWHPRQQADPAHMWLRRVVLETCGEQDDGDQTGRGLPGSATR
- a CDS encoding flavin-containing monooxygenase; translation: MDSTRNRFDVAIVGGGLAGVVALACARKAGLAAVVLERQGRVGGLWRDLPAWQDIQISAADWTLGDLPLQGVTQPHILANIEAWVQRFDLADGIRLNTPVHGARQDGAGWALTTPAGEVHARHLVAATGAHNTPVIPACARTASTVREFHSSTLRDPGLLTGRDVLVVGGGASAFDLLDQCFQHGARRVAWAFRGTRWFVPTFKPKHIAGSVRGFARLQASGMGHEQQSATIGADMRARYEKFGITDLMPAHDFDVRHDQLIPGRPGMLEHFADIERHRASVDAIAGGTVTLSDGQRVEADLLLWGTGYSVDLSYFDLPAIASIPTLEALTARCGCIFRSLDAANLYFPGVGLDGIGSAAWSYSLLCRSIMSHIRGTARLDNEVVGHKVNHFDIVNHLAPRDPGSYPPDTWPAHYRDIALNTPDGQPYPLP
- a CDS encoding MFS transporter, coding for MSLPTPLEAAPATAATPSAPALNRVLFSLSLSMLLSSLGTSIANVALPALAQAFSASFQAVQWVVLAYLLTITVVIVSVGRLGDLVGRRRLMLWGLGVFTLASLAGAASTTLWQLIAARVVQGLGAATMMALSMALVSERVPRHQVGSAMGLLGTVSAVGTALGPTLGGLLIGVCGWNAVFWINVPLGLLALVMAHRHLPPDQASNAAKPVRFDPVGTVLLALSLAAYSLAMTLGRGAFGPVNAGLLLLALLGLGAFVFAEARVAAPLVRLATFRHPVMTAGFAASALVTSVVMATLVVGPFYLTGALQLDATHMGLVMSAGPAVAAVFGAPAGRLVDRVGSHPVGVAGLVLMFLGAATLPIAATTWGATGYAGALGLITAGYASFQSANNTAVMTSATADQRGVVSGLLNLSRNLGLITGASAMGAVFSFGASTTLVATASAQQLTAGLRLTFLVAAALVALGGVLTWVGAAASRRFTSQAEALA
- a CDS encoding GNAT family N-acetyltransferase, encoding MSQELNVSLIWSHSTDGLDWDELTALYAAAPLGNKNPIGLKTAFTNSMFKCFVYDGEKLVGVGRALADGVDCSYICDVALLPSHQGLGLGKQIVARLVALSRGHKKIILYSVPGKESFYKTLGFKRMNTAMAIFEDQAGAQARGYVNET